From Amycolatopsis sp. WQ 127309:
GCTAGCAGCATGGCTTCGGTCAGCGACGACTGCTTCTTGGACATGCTCATATGAGCACTATAGCGCGAAATCTGCCCGAAAGGTTGACGTAACACCGACGTCAGACCTGTAATGCCTTCACAACTTCTCGACGCATCAGGTCAACGATGCTCATATGAGCGCGAGGAAGGGGCTAGGCATGCGTGCCGCCATCATCGACCGGCCCGGCGAGATCAGGGTCGGCGAAGTGCCCGATCCGAAACCAGGGGAACGACAGGTCGTCATCAAGGTGGGCGCGTGCGGCATCTGCGGCACGGACCTGCACATCGCCGACGGGCACTTCCCGCCGACGCCGTACCCGATCGTCCCCGGTCACGAGTTCGCCGGGGAGATCGTTGAGCTCGGCGACGACGTGCCGGGCGGCTGGGAGATCGGCGACCGCGTCGCCGTCGACCCCTCGCTGTTCTGCGGCTACTGCGGCCCGTGCCGCTCCGGCCACGGCAACCTCTGCGCGAACTGGAACGCCACCGGTGACACCGTCGACGGCGCCTTCGCGGAGTTCGTCGCCGTCCCGTCGGCCAACTGCTACCGGATGCCCGACACGATGACCTGGGAGCAGGGCGCGCTGGTCGAGCCCGTCTCCTGCGCGGTGCACGGCGTTCGCCGGGTCGGCGTCGAAGCCGGAGAGCGCTTTCTCGTCGTCGGCGCCGGCACCATGGGCCTGATCATGCAGCAGCTGCTGCAACGCGCCGGCGCCCACGTCACCGTGGTCGACCGCAACAAGGACCGGCTGCCGCGCGCGGGCCGGCTGGGCGCCGTCGCCACCGCGGCCGACGTCGGCGAGCTGAACGGCGAGAAGTTCGACGTCGCCGTCGACTGCACCGGCGCCGCCCCGGCCATCGAAGCCGCTTTCGACTCGATCCGCCGCGGCGGCCGGCTGCTCGTCTTCGGCGTCGCCCCGGCCGAAGCCCGCGTCGCGCTTTCGCCGTTCCGCATCTACAACGACGAGATCACCGTCGTCGGCTCGATGGCCGTGCTGAACAGCTACGGCACCGCGCTCGACCTCGTGGCCGGCGGCGCCGTCAACACGGACGAGCTGCTCACGGACCGGCTGCCGCTGGAGCAGTACCCGGACGCGCTCGCCAAGATGCGCAGCGGCTCCGGCCTCAAGGTGCAGGTCCTCCCGGGAGGTGGCCGTGCGTAAGCTGCTCACCCTCCTCGCCGCGACGTCGTTGCTGGTCACCGGCTGCGCGGGCGCCGGCTCGGTCGGCACCGGCAACTCGACGCTCGTCATCGCGATCGTGTCCAACCCGCAGATGAAGGACGCGATCTCGCTCGCCCCCGAGTTCGAGAAGGCCACCGGGATCAGCCTCAAGTTCGTCTCGCTGCCGGAAAACCAGGCCCGCGC
This genomic window contains:
- a CDS encoding zinc-dependent alcohol dehydrogenase family protein — translated: MRAAIIDRPGEIRVGEVPDPKPGERQVVIKVGACGICGTDLHIADGHFPPTPYPIVPGHEFAGEIVELGDDVPGGWEIGDRVAVDPSLFCGYCGPCRSGHGNLCANWNATGDTVDGAFAEFVAVPSANCYRMPDTMTWEQGALVEPVSCAVHGVRRVGVEAGERFLVVGAGTMGLIMQQLLQRAGAHVTVVDRNKDRLPRAGRLGAVATAADVGELNGEKFDVAVDCTGAAPAIEAAFDSIRRGGRLLVFGVAPAEARVALSPFRIYNDEITVVGSMAVLNSYGTALDLVAGGAVNTDELLTDRLPLEQYPDALAKMRSGSGLKVQVLPGGGRA